The DNA sequence TTAATTTGCTTTGGCAACTACGATTTGCTTACCGTAaacaataaatttgcgtcgagaaaataaattCAAGATCGAAAAATATtgtaacaatcgtagtatttgatttcaaataattcgagtgtacaatctctatgaaccGTACCCTTTGATTCTTCTTTTCactagtaaataaattcaagggtctttgagcttgatcttgaacctatatttgttgtcacgaatgatgatcttgaattcaactagcacaaactttgatttgaattcgtactccttgaatcttgatttgttcttcgttcttgagcttgaatttGATTTGTTCGtcattcttgagcttgaacttgatttgttgaacttgaacttgattgcttgaagcttgaaacttatgGAGGAATTtacagcgtttgatccacgagctctttcttgcttcttgttataacttctagtgtcttttctgagttatgaagacccttatttatagttgtgggagggaagggttatgataagaacaaactctttccgaccaataaaattgaagtgtgacaaggccgcatttgattggccagaacatgtcacttgcacacgtgacgcggtttcattggccttttaatgtgacttggcatgccttgccattttgacacgtggcatgatcctattggctcttccgtttgactaggcgtgccacgtcatttgacacgtggtaTCAAGCTGGGCTTCTAGGAACATGATATCTTGGGCTTAataaagtgggctcatcactttagcccaattaaatgagctagcccaatggattaagacttatttgtttaatctatatatattggattatataattaattcaattatattagctcATAATATTTGTTTGGACCAAtgtatcttgaatttaaaatatagtccaaattattttattgatttaaatttgataaaatttaaatgcttaTAAATGCCTCATATTTCAAGACTTGTTAAAATATCAATTTATCAAAGACGAGGCTTAAAGTACTGTGTTTAAATGATTGAGCAACTCGCACGTAGCTTGTCATAGAGATGAAAAGCTGTGAGCAAATAGCAAAATGAGATAAGCTCATATAAGACAAAATAATTCATGGAAACTTTAAGTCAAGTGTTCCACGTAATTAAGGTCAAGTGACCAAAGACCAAAAATGTATTATTTTAATATACACATGGTCTCTATATAGGCTTTCATTTGCAAAGAACTGAGCAACTCAATATGAAAAGATTTGTGAGTAGTTTCCACATTAATGTTGGACGCGTCGACGACTGCTTTTCCCCCCAACCTTTACGTGGTTTAAACAAGGAAGCTATTTGATTCCTTGTTGAAGTCCACTCACACCTAATCCATGTTGGAGACAAACTGTAGTTGCCGCCTTAGCACCGATCCCATATCGACAAAAGGATCTTCAACGTCACCTTTCAGCACTTATATAAAATCGTCTGCTCATGTTTTTTTGAGCATAAACCCGCGCCATTCTCAAAGTCGATCTTACTTTTACTTCTAACGTTTAGGAAGCCTGCGCAAAggtaattttttcttctttttttcgctTTAATTCTTCTGCgttttttgtctttttgtttttttaggtCGAACGAGAAGGATTTGTTCTTGTTTAACAACATGGTCCATGCATGAAGAAGGCAGTCTTAGGGTGTGAGGGGGTGGATACTCATCTCTGTccgaatatcggagagattactctcaaggtggcccaattatcggagagattactctcaatgtggcctgACTATCAGAGAGactactctcaaaatgacccgatTATCAGAGAGATTACCCTCAAGGTGGCCCGAATATCGAAGAGATTACTCTCAtcatgacccgactatcggaaagattactctcaatgtggctcgactatcggagagattactctcaaaacgacccgactatcggagagattactctcaatgtgccccgactatcggagagattagtCTCGATGTGCCCCGAcaatcggagagattactctcaatgtggctcgactatcggagatattactctcaatgtgccccaACTATCAGAGAAATTACTCTTAATGTGGCTTGACTATCGTatagattactctcaatgtgccccgactataggagagattactctcaatgtgccccgactatcggagagattactctcaatatggatcgactatcggagagattactttcaatgtgccccgactatcggaaagattactctcaagagacttacatgtccaccttaagattggaaaatatagtttccttttaaggacaaacccacgaagaggccaacttaaggtgcaaagggacttatatatccaccttaagattggaaagttatagtttaCTTTTAAGGACAAAcacacgaagaggccaacttaaggtgcaaagggactcatatgtccaccttaagattggaaaattataaagTTTCAACTCGAAGACTTCGTGGACTTGACGACGTCGATTTGAACACTTGGaaaactttgaagatttggcggactttgtagacttcaacttgaagaccgacaaaCTTGAAAATTTGATGGACTTGAAGATTCGGCAGACTTTGACGCTTCAACCTGAAAAATTTGAGGGCTCAAATATTTTCACTTGAAGACCGGCGAGTTTGAGGACCTCAACTTGAAGACTTTAACTTGAAGACTTGGAGGCTTAAATATTTCGACTTGAAGACTGACAGACTTAAAGATTTGTGAACATGAAGACATAGTGAACCCCCGAATTTCAGCGCAAATACTTGACATCCTCCTAAAATCGTCCCATTGAAGATACCAATTTACCATGGAGTGTTTCCCCCTTTAAATCAAATGAGATCCAAAGTTCAACAAAAGAATGATGTTTCGGCTTGATTTTAAATTCCTTCAAACTTCACTCGGACAACAATTGGGgaaatatgtatcttttgaacttatgtgactgaacttagaatgaaactctaagttgcctacgtacctcggtgaagaggatcaagtcataccgtagttcagaatgggtaattttttaattttttttatgtcctaacttttgcctaggccgcctcttttgaggttttcaacctagcggacccTTTTTTTGTAGTGGgccgtacacagtttagactcatgcgggaCCGGAGTGTAGAAACATgaagtttaggctcatgcgtcaaggagcgtagcgacttcaaggataatacttcttcaaaaacttgccattgatagggccgattctcatgccatctgcatcaaccagCTTATAAGCCCCACTTGAGTAAACTTCTTAtacgacatatggcccatcccattttgaagtgaacttccctacaggtttatgggaagtaataatgggtcttcgtATGGCAAtgacttgatctcctacttgaaaggatctagggcaaactcttttattgaaggcgcgaAACAATCGAGCTTcataacattcaagactctattgagcttccaacctcttctcatcaagagcctccaactctgctaattGAAGTCGAgtattttcttcatcagtgatcccttcttgaatagccagtcgtaatgaaggtatttgacgctcgagtggcaagacggCTTTGACTCCCTAAATGATTGAATAAGGAGTTGCTTATGTTGGCGTGTGGTGAGTCGTCCTATATGCCCATAGAGCTTCTTCCATACGGTCATTTCAATCTCATTTGAATTTGGAgacgactttctttaacaagttgcatataGTCTTGTTGAACGCCTCAGCTGGACCATTGGCGGCAGCATTGTACATCgaagagttacgttgcttgaagccaaagagatcacaaatcttgtttatcaacctattatcgaatgactttccattatccgttattatgtaacgatgaatgccaaagcgatagattatgtttactcggatgaaacttgcagcattttccttctttacctccttaagagcaacaacttTAACCTATTTTGAAaagtagtcagttgcagccaagatgtataggtgcccaccagaggactttggcagtggtccaacaacatccaatccccaagcgtcaaatGGCCAGGATGCAACAGTCGGGTGCTacacttcaggaggttgatgaataaaattcgcatggaattgacaagccttgcatcttcgagcgtagtccaagcaatattttaccatttttggccaataatatcccatcctttttatatggaagtggagGTTTGGTCCATACTGGTGTGACTCACATACCCCAAAATGtgcctcttgcaaagcttggagtgtttcttcttcccctaagcatcgcaagagtactccctcgaatgaccttctgtatagagtatctttgtagtaaaggaagtgaggtgcacgacgacggatttcagtccttctcctcgaattttctggaagtatcccatagcttaagtagtcgataatgggttgtcgtcattcttctttctcagcttcagaaacaacgacaagatgcttgagtttattttcttcaccttcaacctcatttggcggcggtactacccatttttggcagacagtaacttgcgcttgatcaggCATGGTTAACTATGAAGCTAGGGCACCTCAAGAATcaaccttcttattttctttccttggcaTATGTTGAATAGTCATGTCACCGGCCCATCCCATTAATTTTAACATAATCATGATATGGGAGTAGTTTAggtttcttgacctcgtaactacttGAAAGATGGCTGATCACCaactgagagtcaccaaagacttgcaattgcaaTCGCTTCATTTCaacagccatttcaagcccaagtattagtgcttgatactcagcaacgTTGTTAGAGCAGACTTGCGTCAACGTAAAAGAGTAGGGCAGAACTTCACCTTGATAAGTGAAAAATACTACACCGGCACCAGCTCCTCCGCGatgtgcagcaccatcaaagtacatcttccgtggaggttgaacttcaatgacTATTGCATCCTCATCAGGTAGTTCgtcagttagctcccaatcatcaggtataggGTGATATGTCAAGAAGTCCGCTAACGCTtgtccttttatagccttttgagggatgtacacaatttcaaattattgaaagtagaggtaccaccttgctagtcgatca is a window from the Nicotiana tomentosiformis chromosome 10, ASM39032v3, whole genome shotgun sequence genome containing:
- the LOC138899660 gene encoding uncharacterized protein — translated: MSLLGVTERCLALEPKVAVHHLAVKNSARPVKQAQKRFRLDLVPLIESEVNKLIKAGFIHKVKYPTWVSSIFPVRKKNGEIRVCVDFRDLNNACPKDEFPLPIPQLMIDATTGYEAMLFMDGSLGYNQICMAQKNEELTVFRTPKGIYCYKVMPFGLKNVGATYQRAMQNIFNDLLHKNVECYVDDLVAIKGQALADFLTYHPIPDDWELTDELPDEDAIVIEVQPPRKMYFDGAAHRGGAGAGVVFFTYQGEVLPYSFTLTQVCSNNVAEYQALILGLEMAVEMKRLQLQVFGDSQLVISHLSSSYEVKVVALKEVKKENAASFIRQRNSSMYNAAANGPAEAFNKTICNLLKKVGVKAVLPLERQIPSLRLAIQEGITDEENTRLQLAELEALDEKRLEAQ